From Dioscorea cayenensis subsp. rotundata cultivar TDr96_F1 unplaced genomic scaffold, TDr96_F1_v2_PseudoChromosome.rev07_lg8_w22 25.fasta BLBR01001448.1, whole genome shotgun sequence, one genomic window encodes:
- the LOC120256445 gene encoding uncharacterized protein LOC120256445, with the protein MGQRQGHKYLDGSKPSRGYGEGLERFLDHFMFCSRCGSVATCWTFSTILSSIFPFQFMLLVSVAALRGLSGGVLLLRNVAAVVASHGLADWGVTWCYKASCHLIIIGKALEVFTQVKTCKCSCLYALPTHNLT; encoded by the exons atgggtcaacgtcaagggcataaGTACCTTGATGGCTCTAAACCTAGCCGCGGCTATGGCGAAGGCTTGGAGAGGTTTCTAGATCACTTTATGTTTT gtagtaggtgcggCAGTGTGGCAACGTGCTGGACATTTTCTACCATTCTATCTTCTATTTTTCCCTTTCAGTTCAT GTTGTTGGTTAGCGTTGCGGCGCtccgagggttgagtggcggagtGTTACTCCTCAGGAATGTCGCAGCGGTTGTCGCGTCCCATGGGCTAGCGGATTGGGGCGTGACATGGTGTTATAAGGCTTCTTGTCAcctaatcatcattgggaaggctcttgaagtcttcacacaagtaaAGACATGTAAATGCAGTtgcctttatgcccttccaactcacaatttaacttga